The window AGTAAAAAAGCCCCCGTACCGGCAAACGGTACGGGGGCTTTTTGTGTTGTCTTTTCTTAGGCGCTTTTCAGTTCCTCGATCAGGCCCTGAAGTTCCTGCGCCAGTTCCGTCAGTTCTTCAACGGCTTCCGAGGAGCGGGTCATGATGTCTGCGGTTTCCAGAGCGATGTGGTTCACCTCTTCCGCGCCGCGGCTTATCTCTTCGGATGCGGCGGACTGTTCTTCACTGGCTGTGGCAATGGCGCGAACCTGATCGGCGTTGGCCTGCACGATCTCTACAATGGCCTGCAGCGAGTCTCCGGCGATGGTGGCCAGTTCCGTGGACTTGCCTACGGACATGGAGGCTTCTTCCATGCCGCGGATGTTGTCGCGCGAGGCTGCCTGAATGGCCTGAATGGCTTCATGCACTTCCTTGGTGGCGGTCATGGTCTTTTCCGCCAGCTTGCGCACTTCATCGGCCACCACGGCGAAGCCGCGTCCGGCTTCACCGGCACGGGCTGCTTCGATGGCGGCGTTCAGAGCCAGCAGGTTGGTCTGGTCTGCGATGTCCGAGATGACGCCCATGACGGAGCCGATGCCTTCGGCCCGCTGCCCCAGTTCGCCGAGGCTCTCGCGCAGGGTCATGGATTTATCGTTCACGTCGGAAATGGCCTTCACCACGGACTCTACAACGCCGGAGCCTTCCGCCGCCTTGGCCTGTGCCTCTTCCGCATGTTCTGCGGCTTCAGAGGCGTTGCGCGCTACCTCCATGACCGTGGCGTTCATTTCTTCCATGGCCGTGGCGGATTCGGCTGTGCGTTCGCGCTGGCGTTCGGAGCCGTGCAGAGCTTCGCCTATCTGGTCGGCAAGCAGGCCGGAAGAGGCATGCACGCGTTGAACAATGGTTTCAAGCTGTGCTGCTGCCTGCAGCATGCCCTCGCGTTTTGCGCTTTCGGCCTTGAGGCGCGCTTCGTCAGCCTGACGCGTTGCCTCGCGAGCGCGGGCAGATTCTTCTTCTGCCTCGGCGGTCTTGCGTTCGGACATGGCGATCATTTCCTTGAGCTTGCCGACCATGGTGCGCAGGGCATCGGCAAGGGTGCCCAGTTCATCGCCGCGCTGCAGGTCAAGGATGCCGGAAAGATCTCCGCCAGCCACAGTTTCGGCGTAGGCTACGGCCTTGCGGATGGCTCCGACGATGGGACGGACGATGACAATGATGAGCAGGGCGATGGCAGCAATGACGGCCGCCGTGATGTATATGCTTGTGGTTCGCACTTCGGCAACCGAGGCGTAGATGTCGCCCATTTCAGCGCCAACGCCGATAATCCAGCCACTCTTGGGTTCCTCACGATAGGTGACGATCTTGTCCAGTCCCTCGAAACTGTATTCCAGAATGCCGTTGCGTTCTTTCATGATGGTTTTGCCCCAGTCCAACTCGGAGACGTCCGTCTTCAGGATGAGATCCTTGTTGGGGTGCGCTGCCAGCTTGCCCGACCTGGCAATGATGAACGCGTAGCCCTTCTGTCCGAGCTTGACGGGGTCTACAACCAGTTCCGCGAAAGAACCCATCTCTACGGTGCCGTAGAAAATGCCGGTGATTTTGCCCTCAACCCGGGCGGGGACGGCGACAACGACCACAGGCTTGCCGGTGGCCTTGCTGAGAATGGCGTCTGATATGGCCGGCTGGCCTTTCATGGCCTTGGCGAAGTAGTCACGATCTCCCACATTCAGTTTGCCGATCTGGCTGGGGGTGGAGCTGGCGATGACCATCCCCTTGTCGTCGGTGATTTTGATTGAGGAGACGTATGCGGAGTTCTTTAAGAACTCCGCGAGCTGGGTGTTGGCTGCTTGCACATCTTCCGGGATGCTGCCCTGGTTGGCCATGACGCGGGTATAGGTTTCCCAGTCGGATTCCCATTGAAGAACACGAACCGTGTCATCAAGCCAGCTGGTCAGCTGTCGCGTCAGTGATTCTGCGGATTGGCGTGCCTGGCCGTTCATGGCGTCTACCACAGCCTGCTTCGCAAGATTGTAGGAAAGCATGGATGAAAGGCCCATGCCGAGAACGATACAGATGATGATGGGCAGGAGAATGCGTTCACGAATTCCCAATTTCATAGAGCCTCCCTTCGGACCTGATCTGAAATGTGGCAGTGGCTGTTCTGTG is drawn from Desulfovibrio mangrovi and contains these coding sequences:
- a CDS encoding methyl-accepting chemotaxis protein, yielding MKLGIRERILLPIIICIVLGMGLSSMLSYNLAKQAVVDAMNGQARQSAESLTRQLTSWLDDTVRVLQWESDWETYTRVMANQGSIPEDVQAANTQLAEFLKNSAYVSSIKITDDKGMVIASSTPSQIGKLNVGDRDYFAKAMKGQPAISDAILSKATGKPVVVVAVPARVEGKITGIFYGTVEMGSFAELVVDPVKLGQKGYAFIIARSGKLAAHPNKDLILKTDVSELDWGKTIMKERNGILEYSFEGLDKIVTYREEPKSGWIIGVGAEMGDIYASVAEVRTTSIYITAAVIAAIALLIIVIVRPIVGAIRKAVAYAETVAGGDLSGILDLQRGDELGTLADALRTMVGKLKEMIAMSERKTAEAEEESARAREATRQADEARLKAESAKREGMLQAAAQLETIVQRVHASSGLLADQIGEALHGSERQRERTAESATAMEEMNATVMEVARNASEAAEHAEEAQAKAAEGSGVVESVVKAISDVNDKSMTLRESLGELGQRAEGIGSVMGVISDIADQTNLLALNAAIEAARAGEAGRGFAVVADEVRKLAEKTMTATKEVHEAIQAIQAASRDNIRGMEEASMSVGKSTELATIAGDSLQAIVEIVQANADQVRAIATASEEQSAASEEISRGAEEVNHIALETADIMTRSSEAVEELTELAQELQGLIEELKSA